A genomic segment from Sciurus carolinensis chromosome 1, mSciCar1.2, whole genome shotgun sequence encodes:
- the Usp21 gene encoding ubiquitin carboxyl-terminal hydrolase 21 isoform X1 — MPQASEHRLGRTREPPVNVQPRVGSKLQFAPRARSKERRNPAPGPNPLLRPLPPRPGPPDERLKKLELGRGRTSGPRPRGPLRADHGVPLPGSPPPTVALPIPSRTNLARSKSVSSGDLRPMGIALGGHRGTGELGAALSRLALRPEPPTLRRSTSLRRLGGFPGPPTLLSIRTEPPTSHGSFHMISARPSEPFYSDDKMAHHTLLLGSGHVGLRNLGNTVRAILFLLSKRKCEMCFLNAVLQCLSSTRPLRDFCLRRDFRQEVPGGGRAQELTEAFADVIGALWHPDSCEAVNPTRFRAVFQKYVPSFSGYSQQDAQEFLKLLMERLHLEINRRGRRAPPILANGPTPSPPRRGGTLLEEPELSDDDRANLMWKHYLEREDSKIVDLFVGQLKSCLKCQACGYRSTTFEVFCDLSLPIPKVGFQRIPGVEGTQKGFAGGKVSLRDCFSLFTKEEELESENAPVCDRCRQKTRSTKKLTVQRFPRILVLHLNRFSTSRGSIKKSSVGVDFPLQRLSLGDFASDKAGSPVYQLYALCNHSGSVHYGHYTALCRCQTGWHVYNDSRVSPISENQVASSEGYVLFYQLMQEPTRCL; from the exons ATGCCCCAGGCCTCTGAGCACCGCCTGGGCAGGACTCGAGAACCACCTGTCAATGTCCAACCCCGAGTGGGATCTAAGCTACAATTTGCCCCCCGGGCCCGCAGCAAGGAGCGCCGCAACCCAGCCCCTGGGCCAAACCCTTTGTTACGACCTTTGCCTCCCCGGCCAGGTCCCCCTGATGAACGGCTCAAGAAACTGGAGCTTGGACGGGGACGGACCTCAGGCCCTCGTCCCAGAGGCCCACTTCGGGCAGATCATGGGGTTCCCCTGCCTGGCTCACCACCCCCAACTGTGGCTCTGCCCATCCCATCCAGGACCAACCTAGCCCGTTCCAAGTCTGTGAGCAGTGGGGACTTACGTCCAATGGGGATTGCCTTGGGAGGGCACCGTGGCACTGGAGAGCTGGGGGCTGCACTGAGCCGCTTGGCACTCCGACCTGAGCCACCCACTTTGAGACGTAGCACTTCTCTCCGACGTCTTGGGGGCTTTCCTGGACCCCCCACCTTGCTCAGCATACGGACAGAGCCCCCCACTTCCCATGGCTCCTTCCACATGATATCTGCCCGGCCCTCTGAGCCTTTCTACTCTGATGACAAGATG GCTCATCATACGCTGCTTCTGGGCTCTGGTCATGTTGGCCTCCGAAATCTAGGAAATACAGTAAGAGCCATTCTGTTCCTCCTCTCtaaaaggaaatgtgaaatg TGCTTCCTGAATGCCGTGCTACAGTGTTTGAGCAGCACTCGGCCTCTTAGAGACTTCTGTCTACGAAGGGACTTCCGGCAAGAGGTGCCTGGAGGGGGCCGAGCACAAGAGCTTACTGAAG cctttgcagatgtgattgGTGCGCTCTGGCACCCTGACTCCTGTGAAGCTGTGAATCCTACTCGATTCCGAGCCGTCTTCCAGAAATATGTTCCCTCCTTCTCTGGATACAG CCAGCAGGATGCCCAAGAGTTCCTGAAACTCCTCATGGAGCGTCTACACCTTGAAATCAACAGACGAGGTCGCCGGGCTCCACCAATCTTGGCCAATGGTCCAACTCCCTCTCCACCTCGCCGAGGAGGGACTCTGCTTGAAGAACCTGAGTTAAG TGATGATGATCGAGCCAACCTAATGTGGAAGCATTACCTGGAGCGAGAGGACAGCAAGATTGTGG ACCTGTTTGTGGGCCAGTTGAAAAGTTGTCTCAAGTGCCAGGCCTGTGGGTATCGCTCCACGACCTTCGAGGTTTTTTGTGACCTGTCCCTGCCCATCCCCAAGGTGGGATTCCAGAGGATTCCAGGGGTGGAAGGAACACAG AAGGGATTTGCTGGGGGCAAGGTGTCTCTGCGGGATTGTTTCAGCCTTTTCACCAAGGAAGAAGAGCTAGAGTCGGAGAATGCCCCA GTGTGTGACCGATGTCGGCAGAAGACACGAAGTACCAAAAAGTTGACAGTACAAAGATTTCCCCGAATCCTCGTGCTTC ATCTGAATCGATTCTCCACCTCTCGAGGCTCCATCAAGAAAAGTTCAGTAGGTGTAGACTTTCCACTGCAGCGACTGAGCCTGGGGGACTTTGCCAGTGACAAAGCCG GAAGCCCTGTTTACCAGCTTTATGCCCTTTGCAACCACTCCGGCAGTGTCCACTATGGCCACTACACAGCCCTGTGCCGATGCCAGACTGGTTGGCATGTCTACAATGACTCTCG TGTCTCCCCTATAAGCGAAAATCAAGTGGCATCCAGTGAAGGCTATGTGCTGTTCTACCAACTGATGCAGGAGCCAACCCGGTGCCTGTGA
- the Usp21 gene encoding ubiquitin carboxyl-terminal hydrolase 21 isoform X7, producing the protein MPQASEHRLGRTREPPVNVQPRVGSKLQFAPRARSKERRNPAPGPNPLLRPLPPRPGPPDERLKKLELGRGRTSGPRPRGPLRADHGVPLPGSPPPTVALPIPSRTNLARSKSAHHTLLLGSGHVGLRNLGNTCFLNAVLQCLSSTRPLRDFCLRRDFRQEVPGGGRAQELTEAFADVIGALWHPDSCEAVNPTRFRAVFQKYVPSFSGYSQQDAQEFLKLLMERLHLEINRRGRRAPPILANGPTPSPPRRGGTLLEEPELSDDDRANLMWKHYLEREDSKIVDLFVGQLKSCLKCQACGYRSTTFEVFCDLSLPIPKVGFQRIPGVEGTQKGFAGGKVSLRDCFSLFTKEEELESENAPVCDRCRQKTRSTKKLTVQRFPRILVLHLNRFSTSRGSIKKSSVGVDFPLQRLSLGDFASDKAGSPVYQLYALCNHSGSVHYGHYTALCRCQTGWHVYNDSRVSPISENQVASSEGYVLFYQLMQEPTRCL; encoded by the exons ATGCCCCAGGCCTCTGAGCACCGCCTGGGCAGGACTCGAGAACCACCTGTCAATGTCCAACCCCGAGTGGGATCTAAGCTACAATTTGCCCCCCGGGCCCGCAGCAAGGAGCGCCGCAACCCAGCCCCTGGGCCAAACCCTTTGTTACGACCTTTGCCTCCCCGGCCAGGTCCCCCTGATGAACGGCTCAAGAAACTGGAGCTTGGACGGGGACGGACCTCAGGCCCTCGTCCCAGAGGCCCACTTCGGGCAGATCATGGGGTTCCCCTGCCTGGCTCACCACCCCCAACTGTGGCTCTGCCCATCCCATCCAGGACCAACCTAGCCCGTTCCAAGTCT GCTCATCATACGCTGCTTCTGGGCTCTGGTCATGTTGGCCTCCGAAATCTAGGAAATACA TGCTTCCTGAATGCCGTGCTACAGTGTTTGAGCAGCACTCGGCCTCTTAGAGACTTCTGTCTACGAAGGGACTTCCGGCAAGAGGTGCCTGGAGGGGGCCGAGCACAAGAGCTTACTGAAG cctttgcagatgtgattgGTGCGCTCTGGCACCCTGACTCCTGTGAAGCTGTGAATCCTACTCGATTCCGAGCCGTCTTCCAGAAATATGTTCCCTCCTTCTCTGGATACAG CCAGCAGGATGCCCAAGAGTTCCTGAAACTCCTCATGGAGCGTCTACACCTTGAAATCAACAGACGAGGTCGCCGGGCTCCACCAATCTTGGCCAATGGTCCAACTCCCTCTCCACCTCGCCGAGGAGGGACTCTGCTTGAAGAACCTGAGTTAAG TGATGATGATCGAGCCAACCTAATGTGGAAGCATTACCTGGAGCGAGAGGACAGCAAGATTGTGG ACCTGTTTGTGGGCCAGTTGAAAAGTTGTCTCAAGTGCCAGGCCTGTGGGTATCGCTCCACGACCTTCGAGGTTTTTTGTGACCTGTCCCTGCCCATCCCCAAGGTGGGATTCCAGAGGATTCCAGGGGTGGAAGGAACACAG AAGGGATTTGCTGGGGGCAAGGTGTCTCTGCGGGATTGTTTCAGCCTTTTCACCAAGGAAGAAGAGCTAGAGTCGGAGAATGCCCCA GTGTGTGACCGATGTCGGCAGAAGACACGAAGTACCAAAAAGTTGACAGTACAAAGATTTCCCCGAATCCTCGTGCTTC ATCTGAATCGATTCTCCACCTCTCGAGGCTCCATCAAGAAAAGTTCAGTAGGTGTAGACTTTCCACTGCAGCGACTGAGCCTGGGGGACTTTGCCAGTGACAAAGCCG GAAGCCCTGTTTACCAGCTTTATGCCCTTTGCAACCACTCCGGCAGTGTCCACTATGGCCACTACACAGCCCTGTGCCGATGCCAGACTGGTTGGCATGTCTACAATGACTCTCG TGTCTCCCCTATAAGCGAAAATCAAGTGGCATCCAGTGAAGGCTATGTGCTGTTCTACCAACTGATGCAGGAGCCAACCCGGTGCCTGTGA